AGGCTGGTAATTTAAGAAACTagagttaattaatttctatgaaaCTCGAAACGACATAGCTCAAACTTGACCTAAATTATTCGATGCTACTAGATCGCACTGTTTCAACGCGATGATTTAGATAAATCGTTTGAATTACGTTTCAATTAGTTTGGGTCAAATTTGAGCCTTCATTGGGTCCTTTTCAAAGGAACGGATTTGGCTTGAGAAATCTGGATAGATGGATTGATTTCTTGAGAAAAATCGACACACAAATTACTAatcaatatgtataatattctaaagcgatatatttattttgtttcttccattttattGTTTCACCTGCCTAATGGAAACAGccttaatttgtaaaataggaataaattatactttctTGCAATAATTCTGGTAAGATCATTTATTCTCTCGTTTTACCGACTGCAAATAATTATCTGAATGGTACATTACTGTACCACATTCAAGAAGAAACTTTAGCCAATTTTGTATACAGATTAATactattatatgaaataatttatatagaaatcCTTATCTATCTTCTATTCTCCTGATCAAATTTGCTCCTAAATAATAGTGATATACGCGAGTTTTCCTCTTAATTACATGCTCATGATTTTCTTCAAAGACTGAAACTTATTTTCCTCATTTAAAACGAACATAAGATCGAGATACGAACAATAAAAGAACCACAGTAATAACTAAAACGAAAGTTgattaaagtaaataaaagttaattaaaaaaattctcaaGTTACCTTTATACATGTACCGCAAACAAGTGTCTATCTACAAATGTGATCCAACGTTTCGTATCCAATTTCAGTAGCATAAATGCGAACAAAAACATAGTAGTACGTTCCATGGTAAAAGTTTCTCAATAAAGGCAATCAATTATTCAAGAAAGAAGACAGAAGTTAGTCAGTAAGCACTTAAGTCGAAGACAGTTTGCTAGTAGGCGAAgacgattaaaaaaatttgtctATCCTCGTAGACGCGAAACTTCGAAGCTTGCACGCTTCCAAGTTGCAACATTTTCATATGAAAAAAGGTGATGAGGTGGTTTTTCACCTGCCAAGACGGGCATGCGCACGTCTTCTTTCGTGTAAAGAACGAGAAATTCGTGACAGTCGTTTGATCGTGCAGCTCGCGTGCGTTGTACTTCTAACGGATTTCGACGCAGGTACACATTTGACGATATTTTCCTAAATGTTACTTAATGTTTCGTACATCCCATGGAGTACTATTcaatagaaaaatgttatagGAATTAAATTATACAGTAACTCTCCAATTTCATCTGGGAAAGTATATTCCAGTTACAGAATCATCctagatatttataaaagctaCACCAGACGAACATTCACGGTTAGTTACTTTtcattataaaagatataatcattctatagaatttttaatatatgttaCTGTTCAATGAACGTAagattttatacaattatatacaattttataaaattacactaCTTATCGAATAGATACTTTGGTATTTACTCTCATAATATATACTCTCATAAGAGTTCTTTTATCGGAAAGAACAAAGCTCTATTACGAACGAATTCCATAAACAATTGAATGATTTGATAAagtgattaaaaaattgaaacgtcTATAAAACTTACATTTTGTACTAGTGATACCAAAGCTTCTTCCGTTGGTGATTTCATCATTGCTCCCAATTTGTCACCTTAACATTcctaaaaaaaatatgaaatacaaaattgtattGTTTGTTTTGAAATAACAACAAAATGAGGACATTAGTATGGCTAATATAATAGACACTCGttcttttattacataatatagaAGTTCgtaagattttttaatttatacaatttctgGATATTATATTCGCcacttaaataaatttcttcgacAACATAAACTTCcagtaataattgtaattattgataaattatttcctccgcgaaattaaatttttttatttgcaaattttgaTGCACATCCGTGAAAGGAAAATAGTACGGATTAACAACATTGCAAAGACGCGAACATTCCCagttttccttttatttccaCGAATGTTGGATGTAGTTATGAGTAATTGCAGACGAATACTCGTAATAGCCAAAATTAGACGTAACGTTGAGAACGACACTGAACTACATATTcacgaataattaatatcataaTAAGCATTCTGACTGAGCAAGGCGACATGCGCTGTGAAAAACGTCCTGATAATTTTTGAACGTGAGAACAGGTGGTTCAGTTACGAGAAAAAAGGCTCCTATGGATATCCAACGaggtaattttaaatattactagAAGGATAATCGCAAAAAATTGAAGTTCTTgcaaaattttttgttttaccaccctaaaaataaatatttctagaaattatatttttaagtaatatatcatagagagaaaaagaaaaattacaggCATATTTAATCTTACGATTCTGAAATACTTTTTGAGAACCTATTTATGATAGATAGAGATGTAGATTTAAACAATGTATACGCTTGGAATTACAACCTGCTGAAGTTTATGGGAATCTGGCCGGAAGAGAGGAAATGGAACCGATCTTCCAGTTACCTCGTTCTTTTACCGTTTATCACGATGGTGTGTTTCGCATGTGGTCCACAAACTATTAACCTTTCGATAATAGCTGGTGACTCGGATTTGGTGATTGAGAATCTATCGAATAACATTACCTTCATGGTTTCGATTATGAAGACTTTGACTGTTTGGATCAACGGCATAcgtaaatatttcagaaaattaacaaatatggatttatttatatttttaactaaaaatACTACCAAACatgcaatttttaaatctcattgtactgttttattttatcatattccCTCATTCGTTCAcgttacattttaaaatattctttaatctTATTCTAATTGTTACACAAAATGATCCATTAAGACTTATTCTATCTACCATTTCCTCCTCTTCCAAGCGTTAAAGTCTCTGCTAGGACATATGGCCAATGACTGGGAGACAGTGACGAATAATACGGATCGAGAAACAATGGTGAACACCGCGAGGATCACTAGAAAGATTACAATAGGAAGCACATTGATGGTCAACATCGTAATTCTCGCTTTTGTGCCTGCACGATTGTCTAGCATGAAAAACAACGACATTACACTATTCCTCCGTGGCTATTATCCGTACAACACTAGCGTCAGTCCAAATTTCGAATTGACGATGATCGCTCAATACGTGGCTGCTATTTATGCAGCGAATACGTACACAACTGTAGATAGCCTCGTCGTCCTACTGATTTTCCATGTCTGCGGACAGATTTCGATTTTGAAGCAAGATTTAGGGAAGATTCATTCGTacgataagaaaaatatggaaataaaGATGCAGAAGATCGTCGAAAAgcatgaatatataaataggtTTGTATTAaggaaatttgttattttgttGATGATActagaaaatatatacagcGAAGagaataaattagaataaGCGTATGCATGGAATGTTAATTTTCGATGTTTAAGTTCATCAATGTAAAACTACTGTATGTtcgtcttttattttcttcgtctcAACCTTTAAACTCATATTGTTGCTATCTATTAACTATTAATCTTGTCATGCGTACAACTAAGGTTCGCGGGAAGGATAGAGAATTCCTTTAATATGATGCTTCTGTTTCAAATGCTGAGTTGCACCATTCAGATATGCTCTCAGTTTTACCAAGTTATTATGGTacgacgaaaaacatacattttttcaagtgtatatcgtataaaaaagtttcaaaaagtattacaaaataatatatcatttatttcataatttaatgtGCAGTCGTTGGGAGAGAATACAATGGAACACATGATTTTGCAAATTTCCTTCCTGTTGATATACGTAGCTTACGTGATGTTGCAATTGTTCCTATATTGTTACATGGGAGAAAAATTAGCAGCCGAGGTACattttagaaaagaaagatgaCTGGATTGTCGTATCTAGAggcgaaaaattattaaaattttcaactttttcagAGTACAGAAATAGCTAACATAGCCTATAACACCAAATGGTACAATTTACCTCCCAAGAATGCAAGATGgcttataattattatgtgTCGTGCCAGGTCTTCACCCTTACAAATTACAGCAGGCAGATTTTGTTCCTTTACTTTCGCGCTCTATTGTCAGGTAAGTGTAAACGagttataatacaatttacaGGTAGCATTTTTGTGCACTATATTTCCGGAAATGAAGATGATTTTCGATCTTTTAACTGGACTGCTGTATGTCGTTCTATGTCATATGAAGCGATTTGTGGGGACGATGCGCTTAAAAAGCTGCATGTCACTCTCGTTTCTAGAAAGATACTGCAAGTGTAAACAAACGATATACGCTGTTATATTGGTCATAGGAAACTGTAAAATTTTTCGctgattatttttttctactaCATAGCATTGAGACAATACCAAGAAAAAGGCTGGATAATTCCGTGAACACCCTACAGGTTAAGGATTTAGTTTAGATATAAAATAAGTAGATGGGTGTAAATCTTTAGATGTGACagtattttaaaacaaatttcgtaATGAGCAGGA
This genomic window from Bombus fervidus isolate BK054 chromosome 5, iyBomFerv1, whole genome shotgun sequence contains:
- the LOC139987134 gene encoding odorant receptor 13a-like → MDIQRDRDVDLNNVYAWNYNLLKFMGIWPEERKWNRSSSYLVLLPFITMVCFACGPQTINLSIIAGDSDLVIENLSNNITFMVSIMKTLTVWINGIPLKSLLGHMANDWETVTNNTDRETMVNTARITRKITIGSTLMVNIVILAFVPARLSSMKNNDITLFLRGYYPYNTSVSPNFELTMIAQYVAAIYAANTYTTVDSLVVLLIFHVCGQISILKQDLGKIHSYDKKNMEIKMQKIVEKHEYINRFAGRIENSFNMMLLFQMLSCTIQICSQFYQVIMSLGENTMEHMILQISFLLIYVAYVMLQLFLYCYMGEKLAAESTEIANIAYNTKWYNLPPKNARWLIIIMCRARSSPLQITAGRFCSFTFALYCQVLKTSMGYVSVLHAMKNQ